The segment ACTGGGTCAACATATGTTGGTTTGGGAGCAGCGTAAGTGGGCACAGGGTCAACATATGCTGGCTTGGGAGCAGCGTAGGATGGTACTGGGGCCACGTAGGCTGGTTTGGGGGCAGCATACGATGGTACTGGGGCCACGTAGGCTGGTTTGGGAGCAGCATAGTCAGGGGTTGGGGCACCATAGAAGGGCTTGGGAGGTGAGTAAGATGGGTTCAGGGGCTTCGGGGGAGCGAAGAAAGGCTTAGGGGCAGGGTATGAGCCCTTGATTGGGGCGGAGATGCCGTTAGTGACGGTGGACTGGGCATGGGCGGCCTGATGGTTGAGGGTGGCGTAGCTGGACGTGACTTGGGGGACGGAGGGACGCCCGTAGTGAGACTCCACCGCCGGAGGGTAAGTCTTCTTGTCGcactgaaggagagaggagttttTGTTATTTCGTTTCCTGAGAAAACCCTTTTTTGATATAAACAACTGAAAAGGATTAGCTCTGTTATCACAAATAGGCTTCCGCCGAGCGGACTCGTCAGGAGCCAAGTCGCTGGTCACTCACGCCAGGACCGATGCCGAGGACGCACAGCTTCTTCCCGAGGCCCAAGAAGCGGCCTTGTCGTCCTTCGTGGACGCCCTCGGCCGCCTCCCCCGATAGATCACGTGACTCCGCTTCCACCTGGACGTCCGTTGTGGTCACGGGGTCGGCGGGGGTCGCCTGCCGCTCCTGTGAGGCGTCCGAACCCCACGACCATTCATCAGCCCGGACGCTGATGGCCAACGCCACCGTCAGCAATAAACTTACCAAACCTATGATGATATtaagtattaatataaatataagatattttTATAAGTTGGTTTCTTATCGACACTATGACTctataaaaattaatatgaaagGATGAATATCAGTGTTAGTAAGGCACCTTTGAACTTCATTGtggagaaataaataatatagaaagGCTGGATCTGCGGAAGGTGTGGTTGCTGTCAGCGGAGGAGGAACTGTGTCCCGGTGAGCTTTGCGCGCCGCTTATATAGTGGAACCGCGTCCTTCGCCTTCGAGGATTCCCGGAGCCGCCGCCACCCAGGTCATTGCGCGAGAAGAGAGGCGTTGATTGGGTCCTCTCTTgatgtatttttatctttttttccctccctatctctctgtgtatgtgtatacacacacatataattatataaataaataaatttttgtgtatataactgtaagcatatatgtatatatacatacatacatacacacacaaacacatacacagacatatacatgtacacacacacacacacacacatatatatatatatatatatatatatatatatatatatatatatatgtatgtatatatatgtatatggatatatacatatatatgtctatccgtctttttctctttctcctctttctttctctctctatatatgtgtgtctctctctctgcctttatccttctctctgtcctttttacCTGATTTCACTCTGTCTAAcagtgtttctctctgtctgcctgtctgtccatctctctttatctctatctccttatctatcggtctatttctctatctctcctctcctctccttttattgTTCACTATATTATTCTTTACCTTGGTActactgtttgtttctctctcctttctttctttctctattttttatgcttccttacttcattctctttgtcttcctttcaaaatctgattcttctctccctttctgttcacttctctctttttccctttccttccttccttcctctcttcctctccctctccctctctaccttagACCGTGACCTTCGCCGAGAGGATTCCCGGAGTCTCCAACATCCGGGTCATCCGTGGAAGTGCGCTGGAGGGACAACGTCCCTTGTCTGTATTTGGTTCATTTCGATTGGAAATTTTTGACAGTTTTACTGATTAAAAAAGGTCTGTGctcgtttaatttatttttgggATGTTTCaccccattttttcttttttttttcttgtttatacgAACCATCAGATCAACATGTTAGGGCCTTAAAGATCTTAGATATATAATTCGGTTGAAAGCCAATGCAGTATGATAAGATAGTATACTTGAATACAGTTTTATGAATCTATTTGGAGAAAagtttataatatcatatatttgcAAAATGTAACATTCGCTGTTGGGTCATTCCTTTTGcgaaatttttatttttctccattattttgtttcatatgaTAAGGCAGCTTCACATTTTCATTTCAAAATCCAGATTGGCCAGactatttgtatttttctgcGTCTGTAGAAATGCGGTTAAGAGATGAAGtcaggtaggcctagtaattgactccttgctgAGTCAGCGCTTGCGAAGTCTTCTACTTGTGAAAAGTGACGCAGCAAAACCACAGTGCATCTTGTGCGTGTTTCCGATGTAATGGCGAGTATCAACATCCATGCAACTGGCCGTTTCCTACTGGTCTCTATCACTGTCTTTTTTATTTGGCCAACATTATTATCGCCTTTTATCCGCTTCTGGAGGACCGGGGAAATATCTCAATATCATAACACCACTAACCTTGCTAGTTTAAAATTCTAAATGCCTTCTTGCCTGTTGTCAGTGTCTCTATCATAATTGCTATATCGTTGAAGGCTAGGcacaatccttaaaaaaaaaaaaaaaaaaatacatagttacagtcatatgcatatatatatatatatatatatatatatatgtgtgtgtgtgtgtgtgtgtgtgtgtgtgtgtataaatgtatgtatatataaagaaagagagacagatatgaacTTGATATGATCGTTAATTCTACGACACGAAATGGGCTACACAAAGGATGTCAAACTGAAAATCCTTCGAGGGCTAAATTTAATTTAGTACCATCTTGAGAGTCAATATTAATAAGACCTGTCTCACATTATGTATCTGTACGTAaagtttattttaattatcaaccTCTAAATGTTAACTCTAATGGTAacaatgcgtatatgtatgtacattagttAGTGGCTGTGTCTTGTTTAGATTAATTTAGTGatttacatttataattgtatgcaTCTTCTCTTTGTAATATAAAGGAAGTTGTCATAATTTGGAAATGAAGGTTATTTGTGAATTTTCAGCATCTTAATCATATTCTATTTCTCTTGATTACAATCATAATTCCACAGGCTAATAATTCTTATCACCAGTCTGACACACATAGTCTACATGGTATCTCCTAGTGTGACATTTCTAGGTTAttgctttagatttttttttttcgatcattTTGATTAAAGCGCCGAAGCATGCAGTGGATTCAACTGACCTCTGTTAAGAGACTATATAAGGTGCTAATCTGTGAAATCCaggtgatgaaaaaaaacaaacaataaaagccGTTGAGGTAAAttgtttcatttaattttgtttactctttttgggtttgttttcttATGGTTTACTAGCTTTGTGATTTGCCTGAATAATACCTTTGCTATGTATCAGCTGTGATTTCATTACATTGtaaacatatttttattgtttacatatacactGATCTTTTACTGTGCTTAttgcatcattgctattatccttcGTATGCAGTAAGCACGATCTCTTCTAAGACAACTGAAACATTTTGAAACATTTGACGACGAAACATTTATGTTTCCTCGTCAAAAGATATCGCATGTCAATGCAGATGTACCAATAAGACGACAGGACTATAGCATCGTCATTTTCCTTTTAATAAATGTACAATTACTAATAATTTGCAAGTCGAGATGCAGTCGTTTACTTTCTTAAAACTCACTCCCAGTTAGGCTGAATGTTAGGCTGAATGAAGTATCGAattactgtttatattttttcatgttttattctccCATCTTCCTTGTCATTGGAACATGTAAAACGAGTAAATAATTTAtacttaataatttattattacaaaaaaaaccaTTAACATTGTAACGAGACAGACTGAAGACCAGCAGCCTGACCCTAGCACACTGATGACGTCACTTGATTCGTCGCGTAGAGACGAGTATGACGTTATTATAACGATAACGTCATTAAAGCCTTGATGACGTGCTTTGAGCGGTTATGAGTTGGAAAGGATGACTGGAACTATAAGGAGCGGACAGCGGACTCGATCCAGTCCAGGTAATGAGCCACGTTCACGTACACGCCCGGGACGCCCACCTGCCCGCACCCGACGCCCCATGACACCAGACCGGCCAAGCGGAAGGCGCCGTCGTTGCCGCGGCACACCAGGGGTCCTCCGCCGTCGCCCTGAAGATAGAGTCGCTTGTGTAAACAAATTGTAAGGGGAAATTTGCCTCCAAATTATCGATTTTTCAGGTAAACAAACGAGATAATTATGAAAAACTGAGAAACAAACTCACCTTGCAAGTGTCGCGACCTGCCTCGCCTCCTGCGCAAAGATTTCCTTGGTGGAGACTAAAGGTGGCTCCCAAACGCGTGTGTTTGAGGGCCGTCTGGCACTGGTGGTGGGACAGGACTGGAAGCTCCACCTCTTTCAGGATGCTCTGGAACTTGCCGTCGCCTCCAAAGGCGTCCTTACCCCAACCGGTGGACTGACACCGTTGTCCCACGAAGGTGCTGTGGGCGTCTGGGAGACACACGGGCGAGATGTGGGggctgtgggcggagggagggagaagggtaagtaAAGTTACACTCAAGACGGACACCCTTAACTCCTTCAGATGTAAAGCCAAGACAACGCACCATAAACCAGCGGAGGACTCACTTGGCCGAGAAGTCGATGTGGTGCTCGAGGGTGAGGATGGCGATGTCGTTGACCAGGTTTCCGGCGTAATACTGCGGGTGGACGAGGAGAGTGGCGGGCCTGAGGTCGATGTGGCTGAAGAACTCGGTGTCTGCGCGGACGTCCCACTCACCCAGACGAACTGTCAATTCCGTCAGCTGCAGTTTACTGACGCAGTGGGCGGCGGTGAGCAGGTGGCGGTCGTCGATGAGCGTGGCGCCGCACACGTACTTGACCTCGCCGTTGTCCTGCCTGAGGATGGCCGCCTGCCACGGGTGTTCCCCGAACTCTGTGTCGCCCTCCACGAACGAAGGATTCTTGACGCGGCCGAGGACACCTTGCGCTTGGCTGTGTCCGCATGTGGCCACATGGCGGGACTGAGGTGCGATGGGGTTGCGACAGCACACCTGGTCGACCCCGCAGCTGCTGCTGCTTGGGAAGTAGCCGAAGCTGTGACGCTGGAAGGAGAGACACGAATGAGAGATATTAGAAGGAAACTTTTTTGAGAACGGAAAGAAATCATTcttagaggaaggagagggatatttTTTCTCAGAGTGAAATGCTTCAAATGTTGAAAGAAAATTGTAAACGTGGTTCTTGCAGCAAAGGCTCAAGATGGGCTGAAAAACTTACCTCCTGAGGGACGTCGGTGACGTTGGCGTCGTGATGGTGAGAAGACGTGTGCAGATCCCTCCTGACGCGGGTGGAGTTAACGTCGGAGGCATCGTCAGTGTAGGTGTAGTCGTTTTCAAGTGGGAGAGTCATAGTTACGTCGTCCTCGTCTGGAGAGATGGTGACGAGTTCGTCCTCGGAGACAGAGGTGGAGACAAGGTCGTGGGTGGCGTTGGAGAGGATGTCGGTGTGGCGAGAACGGGCGTCGATGAGGTCACTGAAGTCTGAGAGTGGGTGGGACACGACATCGTGGGCATAGCAGGAGGCGGTGGGGACGCAGACGCAGTGTTCACGGTGGGCGGGAGAGTTGGCCTCGATGGTGGGTtgtggaaggtggaggtgagggaggagggcgcCTTGGGACGCATGGACGGCGGTTGTGGGGATGGCAGAGTGGGGCGGGAGgggcgcgagggagggagaggcaccgTGGGCGGTGGAGGAGGGCAGCTGATGgaggtgggtgtgggcgtggatgTGCTGCACCACCGATGTGGGCGTGAGGTGAGCGTGGTTGTGAGAGGTGTATGCTGGCTTAGGGGCTGTATAAGTGGGCACAGGGGCAGCATATGTTGGCTTAGGGGCAGCATAGGTGGGCTTAGGGGCAGAGTAGGTTGGCACAGGGACAGCATAAGTCGGATTTGGCTTAGGGGCGGCATAGGTTGGAACTGGGTCAACATATGTTGGTTTGGGGGCAGCATAGGAGGGCACAGGGTCAACATATGCTGGCTTGGGAGCAGCATAGGATGGTACTGGGGCCACGTAGGCTGGTTTTGGGGCAGCATAGGATGGTACTGGGGCCACGTAGGCTGGTTTGGGGGCAGTATAGGATGGTACTGGGGCCGCGTAGGCTGGTTTGGGGGCAGCATAGTCAGGGGTTGGGGCACCATAGGAGGGCTTGGGAGCTGAGTAAGATGGGTTCAGGGGCTTCGGGGGAGCGAAGAAAGGCTTAGGGGCAGGGTATGAGCCCTTGATTGGGGCGGAGATGCCGTTAGTGACGGTGGATTGGGCATGGGCGGCCTGATGGTTGATGGTGGCATAGCTGGACGTGACTTGGGGGACGGAGGGACGCCCATAGTGAGACTCTACCGCCAGAGGGTAAGTCTTCTTGTCgcactgaaggagagagaagttttCGTTATTTAGTTTCCTGAAAATACACTTTTTGATATAAACAACTGAAAAGGATTAGCTCTGTTATCACATATAGGCTTCCGGCAAGCGGACTCGTCAGGAGCCAAGTCGCTGGTCACTCACGCCAGGACCGATGCCGAGGACACACAGCTTCTTCCCGAGGCCCAAGAAGCGGCCTTGTCGTTCTTCGTGGACGCCCTCGGCCGCATCCCCCGATAGATCACGTGACTCCGCTTCCACCTGGACGTCCGTTGTGGTCACGGGGTCGGCGGGGGTCGCCTGCCGCTCCTGTGAGGCGTCCGAACCCCACGACCATTCATCAGCCCGGACGCTGATGGCCAACGCCACCGTCAGCAATAAACTTTCCAAACCTATGATGACATTAAGTATTAAAATGAATATAAGATATTTTCATAAGTTGGTTTCTTATCGCCACTATGACTATATAAAAACTAATATGAAAGGATGAATATCAGTGTAAGTAAGGCACCTTTGAACTTCATTGTGgagaaataaataacataaaatggCTGGATCTGCGGAAGGTGTGGTTGCTGTCAGCGGAGGAGGAACTGTGTCCCGGTGAGCTTTGCGCGGCGCTTATATAGTGGAACCGCGTCCTTCGCCCTCGAGGATTCCCGGAGCCGCCGCCACCCAGGTCATTGCGCGAGAAGAGAGGCGTTGATTGGGTCCTCTCTTgatgtatttttatctttctttctccttccctatctctctgtgtatatgtgtatacacaggcacacacacatataattttatatataaattaataaatatatgtatatatatgtatgcatgtacttatctatacatacatacatacacacaaacacatgcacacacacatatacatgtaaacatataaatatgtatatgtatgtgtatatatatgtatatattatatagatatacatacatgtctatccgtctttctttctcctctctctttctcactctcgatatctgtcactctctctctgtctctgcctttatccttctctctgtcctttttaccttatttctctctgtctgcctgtctatctgtctgtccatctttatctctatcttcttatttataggtctatctctctatctctcctcctctttccgttCATTTCTCTCTACATTATGTTTTACCTTGGTACtcctatttgtttctttcttctctctctccttctttcggtctttctataaccgtctcactctctgcctttatcctcctttctgtcCTTTAccttatttatctctgtctaatatatttatatctcctctcctctcctttcatttctctatacattatgttttatttggtactcctgtttgtttctttctcctctctctccttctttattctttatgatctctttgttctttctctttgtctaccttAAAAAATCcgattcttctctccctctctctttttccttttccttcctctctttctctccctctcccctccgtcccctttctctcgcttcctctccctctccctccctaccttagaCCGTGACCTTCGCCAAGAGGATTCCCGGAGTCTCCAACATCCGGGTCATTCGTGGAAGGGCGCTGAAGGGACAACGTCCTTTCTGTCTTTGGCTAATTTCGATTAGAAAATGTCGAAAGTTTTATTGATTCAATAAGGTATGtgctcgttttattttattttgcagaTGTTtcgctcctttttttattttttcttctatttatacaAACCATCAGATCAACATCTTAAGCCCCGCATTCTTTGAAGAGCTTAGATAAATCATGTGGGTGAAAGCCAATACAGCACGATAAGATAATATACTTGAATAcagttttattaatctatttggaGAAAAGTTTTATAATGTCGAAGTGGAAAGCAATGAGCGTACATAATCGTCACCCTACAGTTATATATTTGCAAAATGTAGCATTCACTGTTGGGTCGTTCCTTTTGCGAAATTTGGATTTTTCTCCATTATTTGCTTCATATGATAAAGCAGCTTCACATTTTCATTTCAAAATCCAGATTCGCCAATCACATGAAGTTCAGTCGTCCTGGATTCATGGATTCATCTACCAGactatttgtatttttctgcGTCTGAAGGAATACGGTAAAGAGtcaggtaggcctagtaattgactccttgctgAGTCAACGCTTGTGAAGTCTTCTACTTGTGAAAAGTGACTCAGCAAAACCACAGTGCATCTTGTGCGTATTTCCGACGTCAACGGTTTATGTAATAGCGAGTATCAACATCCATGCAACTGGCCGTTTCCTACTGGTCTCTATCACTGTCTTTTTGATTTGGCCAACATTATTATCGCCTCTTACCGCGTCTGGAGGACAGGGATAATATTTCAATGTGATAACACCACTAACCTTACTAGTTTAACATTTTAAATGCTTTCTTCCTTTTGTCAGCGTCTCTATCATAATTGCTATATCGTTGAAGGCTAGGTACAatctttaaaatgaaaaaaaaaatatatatataattacagttatatatatatgtatatataaagaaagagagaggtataggtagatacagatatgaACTTGATATGATCGTTAATTCTACGACACGAAATGGGCTACACAAAATACGTCAAACTGAAAATCCTTCGAGGGCTAAATTTTATTTAGTACCATCTTGAGAGTCAATATTAATAAGAACTGTCTCACATTATGTATCTTTACGTAAAGTTTATTTCACTTATCAAACTTTAAATgttaataactttaatgataacaaagtatatatgtacatacatttgtgaGTGACTGTATCTTCTGTTTAGATTAATTTagtaattaacaattataatagttatctgcatattttctttaatagcaataaaaatgtagCCATCATCATTTGGAAATGAAGGTTATTTGTGAATTTTCAGTATTTTAATCATATACTATTTTGATTACAGTCATAATTTCACAGGCTAATAATTCTTATCACCAGTCTGCGTGCTATCTATGCCCATCGCGAAGACCACGTGGTATCTCCTAGTGTGGCATTTCTAGGTTATTGCTTTAGATATTTCGATTTAAGCGCGGAAGCAGGCAGTGGATTCAACTGACTTCTGTTAACGGTGACTCTATAAGGTGCAAATCAATGAAATTCAGGTGATTAAGAAAAAGCTGTTAAGGTAAAttgtttcatttaattttgtttacttttttggtTGTTTCCTTATGCTTTTCTACAGTTTGAGGTTCATCCGAATAATGCTTTTGCTGTTTCAGTTGTAATTTCATTACATTGTCaacatattttcatttcatttacatgTACACTGATCTTTTGCTGTGCTCATtgcatcactgttgttattattcgtatGCAGTAAGCATGATCTCTTCTAAGACAACTAAAACATTTTGGAAATGTTTCCTCGTCAAAAGATATTCCGAGTTAATGCAGATGTGCTAAACAAAGCTATAGAACTGTATCATCggtattttcacacacataaaaacgtaGGCTGATCATTAATAATTTGCAAGTGTTCTTGCATATCTGAGATGCAGTAGTTTACTTTCTTAATACTTACTTTCAGGTAACTTTCTGCACACTGTAAGCAACATCTACAGCCATTAATTTTGTTAGGCTGAATGAAGTATCGAattactgtttatattttttcatgttttattctccAATCTTCCTTGTCATTAGAAAAtgtaaaacaagtaaataatttatatttaataatttattattaaaaaacacacattcacattgtAACGAGACAGACTGAAGACCAGCAGCCTGACCCTAGCACACTGATGACGTCACTTGATTCGTCGCGTAGAGACGAGTATGACGTTATTATAACGATGACGTCATTAAAGCCTTGATGACGTGGTTTTAGCGGTTATGAGTTGGAAAGGATGACTGGAACTATAAGGAGCGGACAGCGGACTCGATCCAGTCCAGGTAATGAGCCACGTTCACGTACACGCCCGGGACGCCCACCTGCCCGCACCCGACGCCCCATGACACCAGACCGGCCAAGCGGAAGGCGCCGTCGTCGCCGCGGCACACCAGGGGTCCTCCGCCGTCGCCCTGAAGACAGAGTCGCTTGTGTAAACAAATTGTAAGGGGAAATTTGCCTCCAAATTATCGATTTTTCAGGTAAACAAACAAGATAattatgagaaaatgagaaacaaactCACCTTGCAAGTGTCGCGACCTGCCTCGCCTCCTGCGCAAAGATTTCCTTGGTGGAGACTAAAGGTGGCACCCAAACGCGTGTGTTTGAGGGCCGTCTGGCACTGGAAGTGGGACAGGACTGGAAGCTCCACCTCTTTCAGGATGCTCTGGAACTTGCCGTCGCCTCCAAAGGCGTCCTTACCCCAACCGGTGGACTGACACCGTTGTCCCACAAAGGTGCTGTGGGCGTCCGGGAGACACACGGGCGAGATGTGGGggctgtgggcggagggagggagaaggataagtaaAGTTACACTCAAGACGGACAGCCTTAACTCCTTCGAATGTAAAGCCAAGACAACGCACCATAAGCCAGCGGCGGACTCACTTAGCCGAGAAGTCGATGTGGTGCTCGAGGGTGAGGATGGCGATGTCGTTGACCAGGTTTCCGGCGTAATACTGCGGGTGGACGAGGAGTGTGGCGGGTCTGAGCTCGATGTGGCTGAAGAACTCGGTTTCTGCGCGGACGTCCCACTCACCCAGACGAACTGTCAGCTCCGTCAGCTGCAGGTTACTGACGCAGTGGGCGGCGGTGAGCAGGTGGCGGTCGTCGATGAGCGTGGCGCCGCACACGTACTTGACCTCGCCGTTATCCTGCCTGAGGATGGCCGCCTGCCACGGGTGTTCCCCGAACTCTGTGTCGCCCTCCACGAACGAAGGGTTCTTGACACGGCCGAGGACGCCTTGCGCTTGGCTGTGTCCGCATGTGGCCACATGGCGGGACAGAGGCGCGATGGGGTTGCGACAGCACACTTGGTCGACCCCGCAGCTGCTGCCGCTTGGGAAGTAGCCGAAGCTGTGACGCTGGAAGGAGAGACACGAATGAGAGATATTAGAAGGAAACTTTTTGAAGAACGGAAAGAAATCATTcttagaggaaggagagggatgtttTTTCTCAGAGTGAAATGCTACAAATGTTGAAAGAGAATTGTAAACGTGGTTCTTGAAGCAAAGGCTCAAGATGGGTTGAAAAACTTACCTCCTGAGGGACGTCGGTGACGTTGGCGTCGTGATGGTGAGAAGGCGTGAGCAGATCCCTTCTGACGCGGGTGACGTTAACGTCGAGGGCATCATCAGTGTAGGTATAGTCCTCAAGTGGGAGAGTCGTAGTTACGTCGTCCTCGTCAGGAGAGATGGTGACGAGGTCGTCCTCGGAGACGGAGGTGGAGACGAGGTCGTGGGTGGCGTTGGAGAGGATGTCGGTGTGGCGAGAACGAGGGTCGATGCGGTCAATGAAGTCTGGGCGGGACACAATATCGTGGGCGTAGCAGGAGGCGGTGGGGACGCAGACGCAGTGTTCACGGTGGGCGGGAGAGTTGGCCTCGATGGTGGGttgtgggaggtggaggtgagggaggagggcgcCTTGGGACGCATGAGCGGCGGTTGTGGGGATGGCAGAGTGGGGCGGGAGgggcgcgagggagggagaggcaccgtgggcgggggaggagggcagctgatggaggtgggtgtgggtgtggatgtgctgCACCACCGATGTGGGCGTGAGGTAAGCGTGGTTGTGAGAGGTGTATGCTGGCTTAGGGGCTGTATAAGTGGGCACAGGGGCAGCATATGTTGGCTTAGGGGCAGCATAGGTGGGCTTAGGGGCAGAGTAGGTTGGCACAGGGACAGCATAAGTCGGATTTGGCTTAGGGGCGGCATAGGTTGGAACTGGTCACATGTTGGTTTGGGGGCAGCATAGGTGGGCACAGGGGTAGCATATGCCGGCTTAGGGGCGGCATAGGATGGTACTGGGGCCACGTAGGCTGGTTTGGGGGCAGCATAGGATGGTACTGGGGCCACGTAGGCTGGTTTGGGGGCAGCATACGATGGGACTGGGGCCACGTAGGCTGGTTTGGGGGCAGTATAGGATGGTACTGGGGCCGCGTAGGCTGGTTTGGGGGCAGCATAGTCAGGGGTTGGGGCACCATAGGAGGGCTTGGGAGCTGAGTCAG is part of the Penaeus chinensis breed Huanghai No. 1 chromosome 35, ASM1920278v2, whole genome shotgun sequence genome and harbors:
- the LOC125044050 gene encoding extensin-like, whose product is MTWVAAAPGILEGLVSLLLTVALAISVRADEWSWGSDASQERQATPADPVTTTDVQVEAESRDLSGEAAEGVHEGRQGRFLGLGKKLCVLGIGPGCDKKTYPPAVESHYGRPSVPQVTSSYATLNHQAAHAQSTVTNGISAPIKGSYPAPKPFFAPPKPLNPSYSPPKPFYGAPTPDYAAPKPAYVAPVPSYAAPKPAYVAPVPSYAAPKPAYVDPVPTYAAPKPTYVDPVPTYAAPKPAYATPVHTYGIPVPTYAAPKPNPTYAIPVPTYSAPVPTYAAPKPTYIALVPTYAAPKPAYTSHNHAHLTPTSVVQHIHAHTHLHQLPSSPAHGASPSLAPLPPHSAIPTTAAHASQGAL
- the LOC125044417 gene encoding serine proteinase stubble-like, which gives rise to MKFKGLESLLLTVALAISVRADEWSWGSDASQERQATPADPVTTTDVQVEAESRDLSGDAAEGVHEERQGRFLGLGKKLCVLGIGPGCDKKTYPLAVESHYGRPSVPQVTSSYATINHQAAHAQSTVTNGISAPIKGSYPAPKPFFAPPKPLNPSYSAPKPSYGAPTPDYAAPKPAYAAPVPSYTAPKPAYVAPVPSYAAPKPAYVAPVPSYAAPKPAYVDPVPSYAAPKPTYVDPVPTYAAPKPNPTYAVPVPTYSAPKPTYAAPKPTYAAPVPTYTAPKPAYTSHNHAHLTPTSVVQHIHAHTHLHQLPSSTAHGASPSLAPLPPHSAIPTTAVHASQGALLPHLHLPQPTIEANSPAHREHCVCVPTASCYAHDVVSHPLSDFSDLIDARSRHTDILSNATHDLVSTSVSEDELVTISPDEDDVTMTLPLENDYTYTDDASDVNSTRVRRDLHTSSHHHDANVTDVPQERHSFGYFPSSSSCGVDQVCCRNPIAPQSRHVATCGHSQAQGVLGRVKNPSFVEGDTEFGEHPWQAAILRQDNGEVKYVCGATLIDDRHLLTAAHCVSKLQLTELTVRLGEWDVRADTEFFSHIDLRPATLLVHPQYYAGNLVNDIAILTLEHHIDFSANPHISPVCLPDAHSTFVGQRCQSTGWGKDAFGGDGKFQSILKEVELPVLSHHQCQTALKHTRLGATFSLHQGNLCAGGEAGRDTCKGDGGGPLVCRGNDGAFRLAGLVSWGVGCGQVGVPGVYVNVAHYLDWIESAVRSL
- the LOC125044051 gene encoding serine proteinase stubble-like — encoded protein: MKFKGLVSLLLTVALAISVRADEWSWGLDASQEPQATPADPAPTTEVQVEAESRDLSGEAAEGVHEERQGRFLGLGKKLCVFGIGPSCDKKTYPPAVESHYGRPSVTQVTSSYATLNHQAAYAQSTVTNGISAPIKGSYPAPKPFFAPPKPLNPSDSAPKPSYGAPTPDYAAPKPAYAAPVPSYTAPKPAYVAPVPSYAAPKPAYVAPVPSYAAPKPAYVAPVPSYAAPKPAYATPPNPTYAVPVPTYSAPKPTYAAPKPTYAAPVPTYTAPKPAYTSHNHAYLTPTSVVQHIHTHTHLHQLPSSPAHGASPSLAPLPPHSAIPTTAAHASQGALLPHLHLPQPTIEANSPAHREHCVCVPTASCYAHDIVSRPDFIDRIDPRSRHTDILSNATHDLVSTSVSEDDLVTISPDEDDVTTTLPLEDYTYTDDALDVNVTRVRRDLLTPSHHHDANVTDVPQERHSFGYFPSGSSCGVDQVCCRNPIAPLSRHVATCGHSQAQGVLGRVKNPSFVEGDTEFGEHPWQAAILRQDNGEVKYVCGATLIDDRHLLTAAHCVSNLQLTELTVRLGEWDVRAETEFFSHIELRPATLLVHPQYYAGNLVNDIAILTLEHHIDFSANPHISPVCLPDAHSTFVGQRCQSTGWGKDAFGGDGKFQSILKEVELPVLSHFQCQTALKHTRLGATFSLHQGNLCAGGEAGRDTCKGDGGGPLVCRGDDGAFRLAGLVSWGVGCGQVGVPGVYVNVAHYLDWIESAVRSL